One part of the Terriglobales bacterium genome encodes these proteins:
- a CDS encoding efflux RND transporter periplasmic adaptor subunit → MALLAGGCSKSNSAAKAAPAPRAIPVGVAEVQQRDVPILLQGLGTVTAYNTVTVRSRVDGEIVKVNFREGQEAKVGDLLAVIDPRPFEVALAQAEATLVRDQGQYNTARLNAQRDATLAQQGIVAQQQADQSRALYEQFQGAIDMDKAAIQNAKLNLGYTRITAPVSGRVGLRLIDAGNIVHANDQNGMLVITQMEPIAVVFTLPEDNLQALLPRMRAGTLPVEAFSRDDRTRIAGGKLETIDNQIDPNTGTFKLKAVFDNKDRALWPNQFVNVHLQLETRKNAVVAPASAIQRGPRSSTFAYVVGSDSTAQVRDVQVALTQGQIALIASGLQPGEHVVTDGQEKLQAGTKVEPQASQRGLSQQGSAGERR, encoded by the coding sequence TTGGCCCTACTGGCTGGGGGCTGTAGCAAGTCGAATAGCGCGGCCAAGGCGGCGCCGGCGCCGCGCGCCATCCCGGTTGGCGTCGCAGAGGTGCAACAGCGCGATGTCCCCATCCTGCTCCAAGGCCTGGGCACGGTCACCGCGTACAACACGGTGACGGTGCGCAGCCGGGTGGACGGCGAGATCGTCAAAGTGAACTTCCGCGAAGGGCAGGAGGCGAAGGTGGGCGACCTGCTGGCGGTCATCGATCCGCGGCCGTTCGAGGTGGCGCTGGCGCAGGCGGAGGCCACGCTGGTGCGCGACCAGGGGCAGTACAACACCGCTCGCCTGAACGCCCAGCGCGACGCGACGCTGGCCCAGCAAGGCATCGTCGCCCAGCAGCAGGCCGACCAGTCGCGCGCCCTATATGAGCAGTTCCAGGGCGCGATCGACATGGACAAGGCCGCCATCCAGAACGCCAAGCTGAACCTCGGCTACACCCGCATCACCGCTCCGGTCAGCGGGCGGGTAGGACTGCGGCTGATCGACGCTGGGAACATCGTCCATGCCAACGACCAGAACGGCATGCTGGTGATCACCCAGATGGAGCCCATCGCGGTGGTGTTCACCCTGCCGGAGGACAACCTGCAGGCCCTCCTGCCGCGCATGCGCGCCGGCACGCTCCCGGTGGAGGCCTTCAGCCGCGACGACCGCACCAGGATCGCCGGCGGCAAGCTGGAGACCATCGACAACCAGATCGATCCCAACACCGGCACGTTCAAGCTGAAGGCCGTCTTCGACAACAAGGACCGCGCGCTGTGGCCCAACCAGTTTGTGAACGTCCACCTGCAACTGGAGACCCGCAAGAACGCCGTGGTCGCGCCCGCCAGCGCCATCCAGCGCGGCCCCCGGAGCAGCACCTTCGCTTATGTCGTGGGGAGTGACAGCACGGCGCAAGTGCGAGATGTCCAGGTGGCGCTCACCCAGGGGCAGATCGCGCTCATTGCCAGCGGGCTGCAGCCGGGAGAGCACGTGGTCACCGACGGCCAGGAGAAGCTGCAGGCGGGCACAAAGGTGGAGCCGCAGGCGTCGCAGCGCGGTCTGTCGCAGCAAGGATCGGCTGGGGAGCGCAGATGA
- a CDS encoding polymer-forming cytoskeletal protein: MSTMPSTPTPVTTEATPASAPRNPSLNANEQATIGKSLVIKGEVTGSESLYIDGRVEGSINLAGNRVTIGRNGVVGANISAREIVVIGKVRGNLVASDRVDIRADGSLTGDVVAQRISIEDGAFFKGGIDIRKPGQTADGKADAKKMNGDAKLEPASVAEASHSTPAARA, encoded by the coding sequence ATGAGCACCATGCCCAGCACTCCCACACCCGTGACGACGGAAGCCACGCCGGCGTCCGCCCCCCGTAACCCCTCCCTCAATGCGAACGAGCAGGCCACGATCGGCAAGTCGCTGGTGATCAAAGGCGAGGTCACCGGCTCGGAATCGCTGTACATCGATGGCCGGGTGGAAGGATCCATCAACCTGGCCGGGAACCGCGTGACCATTGGCCGAAACGGCGTGGTCGGCGCCAACATCAGTGCGCGCGAGATCGTGGTGATCGGCAAGGTGCGCGGCAACCTGGTCGCCAGCGACCGGGTGGACATCCGCGCCGACGGTTCGTTGACCGGCGACGTGGTAGCGCAGCGCATCTCCATCGAGGACGGCGCCTTCTTCAAGGGCGGGATTGATATTCGCAAGCCCGGCCAGACCGCCGATGGCAAGGCAGACGCCAAGAAGATGAATGGCGATGCCAAGCTGGAGCCGGCTAGCGTCGCGGAAGCGTCGCACAGCACGCCGGCCGCCCGCGCTTAG
- a CDS encoding efflux RND transporter permease subunit produces the protein MSISRPFIERPIATSLLMVGLLLAGVVAYRELPISALPQVDYPTIQIVTFYPGASPDVVGSSITAPLERQFGQLPGLSQMTSTSSFGASVITLQFVLKENIDVAEQEVQAAINAAGSFLPRDLPNPPVYSKVNPADAPVLTLGMTSSTTPLPEVEDLADTTLAQKISQLPGVGLVTISGGQKPAVRIQANPVALASYGMSLEQLRSVIAQVNVDQAKGQIDGPHQAFTIGANDQIMSSKDYADVVVAYKNGNPVRLKDVATVVDGAENANQAAWMGVNGQTSPAVIVNIQRQPGANIIAVVDSIKRLLPRLQATLPGSVKVSILTDRTETIRASVNDVQFEMGLTVALVVMVIFLFLRNLSATTIPSVAVPLSLIGTFGVMYLLGYSLDNLSLMALTISTGFVVDDAIVMIENIDRYLEAGDPPFEAALKGAGQIGFTIVSLTVSLIAVLIPLLFMGDIVGRLFREFAVTLATAIIMSALISLTLTPMMSSKLLKPQHGRQQGRLYRVTERAWQNTIDFYRGTLSVVLQHRTATLLITLGTLIATCVMAYYVPKGFFPVQDTGVILGITDAPQSISFRALEQRQRQVADIVLQDPDVVSLSSFIGVDGVNLTPNSGRIQINLRPRNERSADASEIINRLQKKLEPVAGITLYMQPVQDLTVEDRVSRTQYQYTLEDADAQELGVWVPRVIAKLQTIPVLKDVASDQLNDGLQAHLVIDRDTASRLGVSMQAIDDTLYDAFGQRQVSTMFTQLNQYHVVLEVDPQFRTDPGVLKSIYVPAQPPGGAPSATFTTGGPGFQGGLAAIQSAGSGTTQAASQVPLAAFAHFETGPAPLALTHQGQFPATTISFNLVRGESLGAAVRAIQDAEAEIGMPASIHTTFQGTARAFQASLANEGWLILAAIITVYIVLGVLYESYIHPVTILSTLPSAGVGAILALTIFRMDLGVMALIGIILLIGIVKKNAIMMIDFALDAERNEGRKPEEAIFEAALLRFRPIMMTTFAALFGAVPLAFGMGAGSELRRPLGVSIIGGLLFSQVLTLYTTPVVYLWFDRLGRSIAAWRASRPAEATGD, from the coding sequence ATGAGCATCTCCCGTCCGTTCATCGAACGGCCGATCGCCACCTCGCTGCTGATGGTGGGTCTGCTGCTGGCGGGCGTCGTGGCCTACCGCGAATTGCCCATCTCCGCCCTGCCGCAGGTCGATTACCCCACCATCCAGATCGTCACCTTCTATCCCGGGGCGTCGCCGGACGTGGTGGGTTCCTCCATCACCGCGCCGCTGGAGCGGCAGTTCGGCCAGTTGCCCGGCCTGAGCCAGATGACCTCGACCAGTTCCTTCGGCGCCTCGGTCATCACCCTGCAGTTCGTGCTCAAGGAGAACATCGACGTGGCCGAGCAGGAGGTGCAGGCCGCGATCAATGCCGCCGGCTCGTTCCTGCCGCGCGACCTGCCCAACCCTCCGGTGTACAGCAAGGTGAATCCCGCGGATGCGCCCGTCCTGACCCTGGGCATGACCTCGAGCACCACGCCGCTGCCCGAGGTTGAAGACCTGGCCGACACCACGCTGGCGCAGAAGATCTCGCAGCTGCCCGGGGTCGGGCTGGTGACCATCAGCGGCGGACAGAAGCCGGCGGTGCGCATCCAGGCCAACCCGGTGGCGCTCGCCTCCTACGGCATGAGCCTGGAACAGTTGCGCAGCGTGATTGCGCAGGTGAACGTAGACCAGGCCAAGGGGCAGATCGACGGCCCCCACCAGGCCTTCACCATCGGGGCCAACGACCAGATCATGTCGAGCAAGGACTACGCTGACGTGGTGGTGGCCTACAAGAACGGCAACCCGGTCCGGCTGAAGGACGTAGCCACGGTGGTGGACGGCGCCGAGAACGCCAACCAGGCGGCCTGGATGGGCGTGAACGGCCAGACCTCGCCGGCGGTGATCGTCAACATCCAGCGCCAGCCCGGGGCCAACATCATCGCCGTGGTGGACAGCATCAAGCGGCTGCTGCCGCGCTTGCAGGCCACCCTGCCCGGTTCGGTGAAGGTCAGCATCCTCACCGACCGCACCGAGACCATCCGGGCGTCGGTGAACGACGTGCAGTTCGAGATGGGCCTCACCGTCGCCCTGGTGGTGATGGTCATCTTCCTCTTCCTGCGCAACCTCTCGGCCACGACGATTCCCAGCGTGGCCGTGCCCCTGTCGCTGATCGGGACCTTCGGGGTGATGTACCTGCTGGGATACTCGCTCGACAACCTGTCGCTGATGGCGCTCACCATCTCCACCGGGTTCGTGGTGGACGACGCCATCGTGATGATCGAGAACATCGACCGCTACCTCGAGGCCGGCGATCCGCCGTTCGAGGCCGCCCTCAAGGGCGCGGGGCAGATCGGATTCACCATCGTGTCGCTGACCGTCTCCCTAATCGCGGTGCTGATCCCGCTGCTGTTCATGGGCGATATCGTGGGGCGGCTGTTCCGCGAGTTCGCCGTCACCCTGGCCACCGCCATCATCATGTCGGCGCTGATCTCGCTGACCCTGACGCCGATGATGTCGTCGAAGCTGCTGAAGCCGCAGCACGGCCGCCAGCAGGGGCGGCTCTACCGGGTGACCGAGCGCGCCTGGCAGAACACCATCGACTTCTACCGGGGAACCCTGAGCGTCGTGTTGCAACACCGGACGGCCACGCTGCTGATCACGCTGGGAACTCTGATCGCCACCTGCGTGATGGCGTACTACGTGCCGAAAGGGTTTTTCCCGGTGCAGGACACGGGGGTGATCCTGGGCATCACCGATGCACCGCAATCCATCTCCTTCCGTGCCCTGGAGCAGCGGCAGCGCCAGGTGGCGGATATCGTCCTGCAGGACCCGGACGTCGTCAGCCTGTCGTCGTTCATCGGGGTGGACGGCGTGAACCTGACGCCCAACAGCGGACGCATCCAGATCAACCTCAGGCCGCGGAATGAGCGCAGCGCCGACGCCAGCGAGATCATCAACCGGCTGCAGAAGAAGCTGGAGCCCGTGGCCGGCATCACGCTCTACATGCAGCCGGTGCAGGACCTGACGGTCGAAGACCGGGTGAGCCGCACCCAGTACCAGTACACGCTGGAGGATGCCGACGCGCAGGAACTCGGCGTCTGGGTGCCCAGGGTGATCGCCAAGCTGCAGACCATCCCGGTCCTGAAAGACGTGGCCAGCGACCAGCTCAACGACGGCTTGCAAGCCCACCTGGTGATTGACCGCGACACCGCGTCGCGCCTGGGCGTCAGCATGCAGGCCATCGACGACACGCTCTACGACGCCTTCGGCCAGCGCCAGGTCTCCACCATGTTCACGCAGTTGAACCAGTACCACGTGGTGCTGGAGGTGGATCCGCAATTTCGCACCGACCCCGGCGTGCTCAAAAGCATCTACGTGCCGGCGCAGCCGCCAGGCGGAGCGCCATCCGCGACTTTCACTACCGGCGGGCCGGGATTCCAGGGAGGTTTGGCGGCGATCCAGAGCGCCGGTTCTGGCACGACCCAGGCCGCCAGCCAGGTGCCGCTGGCGGCGTTCGCCCATTTCGAGACCGGGCCGGCGCCGCTCGCCCTCACCCACCAGGGACAGTTCCCCGCGACCACCATCTCCTTCAACCTGGTGCGGGGCGAGTCGCTGGGCGCGGCGGTGCGAGCCATCCAGGACGCCGAGGCCGAGATCGGCATGCCGGCCAGCATCCACACCACCTTCCAGGGCACCGCGCGCGCCTTTCAGGCGTCGCTGGCCAATGAAGGCTGGCTGATCCTGGCGGCGATCATCACCGTGTACATCGTGCTGGGCGTGCTCTACGAGAGCTATATCCACCCAGTGACCATCCTCTCCACGCTGCCCTCGGCGGGCGTGGGCGCTATCCTGGCGCTCACCATCTTCCGCATGGACCTGGGGGTGATGGCCCTGATCGGCATCATCCTGCTCATCGGCATCGTCAAGAAGAACGCCATCATGATGATCGATTTCGCGCTGGACGCGGAGCGCAACGAGGGCAGGAAGCCGGAGGAGGCCATCTTCGAGGCGGCCCTGCTGCGCTTCCGGCCGATCATGATGACGACTTTTGCGGCGCTCTTCGGGGCCGTGCCGCTGGCGTTCGGCATGGGCGCAGGCTCGGAGCTGCGGCGGCCGCTGGGCGTCAGCATCATCGGCGGCCTGCTCTTCAGCCAGGTGCTGACCCTGTACACGACCCCGGTCGTGTACCTCTGGTTCGACCGGCTGGGGCGCTCCATCGCCGCCTGGCGGGCCTCGCGGCCGGCGGAAGCGACGGGGGACTAG
- the murJ gene encoding murein biosynthesis integral membrane protein MurJ, with protein MGSGEQAPTQGGLGRFLRPSHQHSALSATVLLMSAIMLSRVVGYIREAYIAWAFGAGLQTDAYVAAFTLPDWLNYIVAGGTASITFVSIFTRYTAEGRDQEARKAFSVVITLMTTVLVIGIALLEVFTPQIERLIFPRFSAEQLQLCVYLTRILLPAQIFFYVGGVVSAVLLSRRLFLFPALGPILYNVFIILGGVVLSGRLGIASLAVGAVTGGFLGPFLINAIAASKTGIGYQVTFDHRDPGFREWVRLSIPLMLGVSLVTADDWILRYFASGGVGDITRLNYAKRLFAVPIAVLGQATGQASLPFFTRLFGEKRMQEFARTVSDSVYRVSAAAFLITAWMMAAALPVVDLVYRRGRFHFSDSRETALFFFWFALSLAFWAAQGLYARAFYAAGDTLTPMIAVTIITVASLPVYSWLFQAYGVTGLAIASDIGIFANTVVLAVLLHWKKLVPLGDMRWLELGKALLTSVFALAMNYFAVQAVYVDGSRRADVAAVVVTSVVWGVAVAFGLWATRSELPRKLRKPSALSPQPSAQPELPSEYREEEKP; from the coding sequence ATGGGCAGCGGCGAGCAGGCACCCACGCAGGGCGGGCTGGGCCGATTTCTCCGGCCCTCCCATCAGCATTCCGCCCTTTCGGCCACCGTCCTGCTTATGTCGGCCATCATGCTTTCGCGGGTGGTGGGCTACATCCGCGAGGCCTACATCGCCTGGGCCTTCGGCGCCGGCCTGCAGACCGATGCCTACGTCGCCGCCTTCACCCTCCCCGACTGGCTGAACTACATCGTCGCCGGCGGCACCGCCTCCATCACCTTCGTCTCCATCTTCACCCGCTACACCGCGGAAGGTCGAGATCAAGAAGCGCGCAAGGCCTTCTCTGTGGTCATCACCCTGATGACCACGGTGTTGGTTATCGGGATTGCGCTTTTGGAGGTGTTCACTCCGCAGATCGAGCGCCTGATCTTTCCCCGCTTTTCCGCCGAGCAGCTCCAGCTGTGCGTGTACCTGACCCGCATCCTGCTCCCAGCGCAGATCTTCTTCTACGTCGGCGGCGTCGTGTCGGCGGTGCTGCTCTCCCGCCGCCTCTTCCTGTTCCCCGCCCTGGGACCCATCCTCTACAACGTCTTCATCATTCTGGGCGGCGTGGTGCTTTCCGGACGCCTCGGGATCGCATCGCTCGCCGTGGGCGCGGTCACCGGCGGTTTCCTGGGGCCGTTCCTGATCAATGCCATCGCGGCATCGAAGACCGGCATCGGCTATCAAGTCACCTTCGACCATCGTGACCCTGGCTTTCGCGAGTGGGTGCGCCTGAGCATCCCGCTCATGCTCGGCGTCTCATTGGTCACCGCCGATGACTGGATCCTGCGCTACTTCGCCTCCGGCGGCGTTGGCGACATCACCCGTCTGAATTACGCCAAGCGCCTGTTTGCCGTGCCCATCGCCGTGCTGGGACAGGCCACCGGCCAAGCCTCGCTGCCTTTCTTCACCCGCCTGTTTGGCGAAAAACGGATGCAGGAGTTCGCGCGCACAGTCAGCGATTCCGTGTACCGGGTGAGTGCCGCCGCCTTCCTGATCACCGCCTGGATGATGGCCGCAGCCCTGCCCGTCGTGGACCTGGTGTACCGCCGCGGGCGCTTCCACTTCTCGGACTCCCGCGAGACTGCGCTTTTCTTCTTCTGGTTCGCGCTTTCCCTGGCGTTTTGGGCGGCCCAGGGCCTCTACGCCCGCGCTTTCTACGCCGCCGGTGACACCCTGACCCCTATGATCGCGGTCACCATCATCACCGTGGCCTCGTTGCCGGTGTATTCGTGGCTCTTCCAGGCCTACGGCGTGACCGGGCTGGCCATCGCATCGGATATCGGGATCTTCGCCAACACGGTCGTGCTGGCGGTGCTGCTGCATTGGAAGAAGCTGGTGCCGCTGGGAGACATGCGTTGGCTGGAGCTGGGCAAGGCGCTGCTGACCAGCGTCTTTGCCCTGGCGATGAATTACTTCGCCGTGCAGGCAGTCTACGTGGATGGTAGCCGCCGCGCCGACGTGGCGGCGGTGGTCGTGACTTCTGTGGTTTGGGGGGTGGCGGTAGCCTTCGGCCTGTGGGCAACGCGCTCCGAACTGCCGCGGAAGCTGCGCAAGCCCTCAGCCCTCAGCCCTCAGCCCTCAGCCCAGCCGGAGCTGCCGTCGGAATATCGAGAGGAAGAAAAACCCTAG